In the Helianthus annuus cultivar XRQ/B chromosome 11, HanXRQr2.0-SUNRISE, whole genome shotgun sequence genome, one interval contains:
- the LOC110880051 gene encoding GATA transcription factor 19, with protein MYRCGGSNNAMVFSMPYDGESPVDCTLSLGTPATRLTGDYDRVNHERRSTANWSSNFCWDILQPSPSQKAVHGGGNGGTAVAEPLLARRCANCDTTSTPLWRNGPRGPKSLCNACGIRFKKEERRANAAATATTNVGDTTETQHYQQMMNMNANPWVHHTQATHKLPSCYSPAASKVNEFRFIDDVDDRDSPFLSWRLNVTDGPGLVHGFTR; from the exons ATGTATAGGTGTGGTGGCTCTAATAATGCAATGGTGTTCTCCATGCCTTATGATGGAGAATCACCGGTTGACTGTACGCTTTCTTTGGGTACACCGGCTACTCGTTTGACTGGAGATTATGATAGGGTTAACCATGAAAGAAGGTCTACTGCTAACTGGTCGTCTAACTTTTGCTGGGATATTTTGCAACCGTCACCCTCTCAGAAGGCTGTCCATGGTGGTGGTAATGGCGGAACCGCGGTTGCGGAACCTTTACTGGCTAGGCGGTGTGCTAACTGTGACACCACTTCTACTCCTCTTTGGAGAAACGGTCCTCGTGGACCCAAG TCGCTATGTAACGCTTGTGGAATCCGGTTCAAGAAAGAAGAGAGACGAGCCAACGCGGCAGCAACCGCAACTACAAACGTGGGCGATACGACGGAGACACAACACTACCAACAAATGATGAACATGAATGCAAACCCATGGGTTCACCACACACAAGCCACACACAAACTCCCATCATGTTACTCACCAGCAGCATCAAAAGTGAACGAGTTCAGGTTCATTGATGACGTGGACGACAGAGATTCGCCGTTCTTGTCGTGGCGTCTCAACGTCACCGACGGTCCAGGGCTTGTCCACGGGTTTACGAGGTGA